One part of the Terriglobia bacterium genome encodes these proteins:
- the ilvD gene encoding dihydroxy-acid dehydratase, whose amino-acid sequence MNKPPPADGSLKRHSRAITDGPSRAPARAMLKAVGFDDDKLRRPIIGVANTWIEVGPCNFHLRHLAQQVKAGIYAAGGTPMEFNTVSISDGITMGTEGMRASLVSREVIADSIELVARGNLFDGLVVLVGCDKTIPAAVMALLRVDVPGLVLYGGSISPGHFQGHDVTIQDVFEAVGAYGRGAMSETELCALENSACPGAGACGGQFTANTMALVIEMLGIAPMGDSSVPAGHPDKDAAAQHAGELVMQLVQQDLKPTQIITREALEDAIAAVAASGGSTNAVLHLLAIASEAGVPLAIDDFDRISSRTPLLADLKPGGRFVATDLYEAGGVRLLASRLRDAGVLHPERSTVTGNTLAQEAAKMIEQPGQQVVRPASQPLRATGGLVILKGNLAPEGCVVKTAGHTAGSHRGPAQVFESEEDAFAAVQQGRIKAGDVVVIRYEGPRGGPGMREMLAVTAALVGAGLGDSVALLTDGRFSGATHGLMAGHVAPEAACGGPIAALCSGDIIEFDVPARRLSVELSDAEIKNRLAYWSPPKPRFTRGVMAKYARQVSSAAIGAVT is encoded by the coding sequence GTGAACAAGCCTCCTCCAGCCGACGGCAGTCTCAAGCGCCACAGCCGCGCCATCACCGACGGCCCCAGCCGCGCGCCCGCCCGCGCCATGCTCAAGGCGGTTGGTTTCGACGACGACAAGCTGCGCCGCCCCATCATCGGCGTCGCCAACACCTGGATCGAGGTCGGTCCCTGCAATTTTCATCTCCGCCATCTCGCGCAGCAGGTGAAGGCCGGCATCTACGCCGCCGGCGGCACCCCCATGGAGTTCAACACCGTCTCCATCTCCGACGGCATCACCATGGGCACCGAGGGCATGCGCGCTTCCCTCGTCAGCCGCGAGGTGATCGCCGACTCCATCGAACTGGTCGCGCGCGGCAATCTCTTCGACGGCCTCGTCGTCCTCGTCGGCTGCGACAAAACCATTCCCGCCGCGGTCATGGCGCTGCTTCGGGTTGACGTTCCCGGCCTCGTGCTCTATGGCGGCTCCATCAGCCCCGGCCATTTCCAGGGACACGACGTCACCATTCAGGACGTCTTCGAAGCCGTGGGCGCCTACGGCCGCGGTGCCATGAGCGAAACCGAACTGTGCGCCCTGGAAAACAGCGCCTGTCCCGGCGCCGGCGCCTGTGGCGGTCAATTCACCGCCAACACCATGGCACTCGTCATCGAGATGCTCGGCATCGCGCCCATGGGCGATTCCAGCGTCCCCGCCGGTCATCCCGACAAGGACGCCGCCGCGCAGCACGCCGGCGAGCTGGTCATGCAACTGGTTCAGCAGGACCTCAAGCCGACGCAGATCATCACCCGCGAGGCGCTGGAAGACGCCATTGCCGCGGTGGCCGCCAGCGGCGGTTCCACCAACGCGGTGTTGCATCTGCTCGCCATTGCCAGCGAAGCCGGTGTCCCGCTCGCGATCGACGACTTCGATCGCATCAGCTCGCGCACGCCTCTGCTCGCCGACCTCAAACCCGGCGGCCGCTTCGTTGCCACCGATCTCTACGAAGCCGGCGGCGTACGCTTGCTCGCCAGCCGTCTCCGCGATGCCGGCGTTCTGCACCCCGAGCGCTCCACGGTCACCGGCAATACGCTCGCCCAAGAGGCTGCCAAGATGATCGAACAGCCCGGACAACAGGTCGTGCGCCCCGCATCGCAGCCGCTGCGCGCTACCGGCGGCCTGGTGATCCTCAAGGGAAATCTCGCGCCCGAAGGCTGCGTGGTCAAAACCGCCGGGCACACCGCCGGGTCGCATCGCGGTCCCGCCCAGGTGTTCGAAAGCGAAGAGGACGCCTTCGCCGCCGTGCAGCAAGGCCGCATCAAGGCCGGCGACGTCGTCGTCATCCGCTACGAAGGTCCGCGCGGCGGCCCCGGCATGCGCGAAATGCTCGCGGTCACCGCCGCGCTGGTCGGCGCCGGCCTGGGAGATTCCGTCGCGCTGCTCACCGACGGCCGTTTCTCCGGCGCCACCCACGGCCTGATGGCCGGCCACGTCGCCCCTGAAGCCGCCTGTGGCGGGCCCATCGCCGCCCTGTGCTCCGGCGACATCATCGAGTTCGATGTTCCCGCGCGCCGCTTGTCGGTGGAACTCAGCGACGCTGAAATCAAGAATAGGCTGGCCTATTGGTCGCCGCCCAAGCCGCGCTTTACCCGCGGCGTCATGGCCAAGTACGCCCGCCAGGTTTCCTCCGCCGCCATCGGCGCAGTCACCTGA
- a CDS encoding LysR family transcriptional regulator produces MDFDQLVTFMEVAKLGNFSRAGQKVFRSQSAVSAQIRQLEMEYGEKLLDRAGKSVRLTPAGTVLFEYAKQLLTLRQESLRAVADQGATPRGMLAIGANEATCLYVLPDVFAEYSRMYPQVQINIYRNFSRKILERCEEGSLDVGIVTLPVKSPCLKVQVIYRDRLMLMVAATSPLAKYDSVPISKVAEQSLIFPKTGYTRQVLDKLFRPYQATMRVVMELPSVGMIKGFVAAGLGVSIISNSFAAKEVRAGEVKLLALQDVDLWRELGLVYRSDRTLPRAATAFVELILSRARLRPKSKSAPHG; encoded by the coding sequence ATGGACTTCGATCAACTCGTCACCTTCATGGAAGTCGCCAAGCTCGGCAACTTCTCTCGCGCCGGGCAGAAGGTGTTCCGCTCGCAGTCGGCGGTGAGCGCGCAAATCCGCCAGCTCGAGATGGAATACGGCGAGAAGCTCCTCGACCGCGCCGGCAAGTCCGTGCGCCTCACCCCCGCCGGCACCGTCCTGTTCGAATACGCCAAGCAGTTGCTCACCCTCCGCCAGGAGTCTCTGCGCGCCGTCGCCGACCAGGGCGCCACCCCGCGCGGCATGCTCGCCATCGGCGCCAACGAGGCCACCTGCCTCTACGTCCTGCCCGACGTCTTCGCCGAATACTCGCGCATGTACCCGCAGGTCCAGATCAACATCTATCGCAACTTCAGCCGCAAGATCCTGGAGCGCTGCGAGGAAGGCTCTCTGGACGTCGGCATCGTCACCCTGCCCGTCAAATCGCCTTGCCTGAAGGTGCAGGTGATTTATCGCGACCGCCTCATGCTCATGGTCGCCGCCACGAGCCCGCTGGCGAAATACGATTCCGTGCCCATCAGCAAGGTCGCCGAGCAGTCGCTCATCTTTCCCAAGACCGGCTACACCCGCCAGGTGCTCGACAAACTTTTCCGCCCCTACCAGGCCACCATGCGCGTCGTCATGGAACTGCCCAGCGTGGGCATGATCAAGGGCTTCGTCGCCGCCGGCCTCGGCGTTTCCATCATCAGCAACAGCTTCGCCGCCAAAGAAGTGCGCGCCGGCGAAGTCAAGCTACTGGCTCTGCAGGACGTTGACCTATGGCGCGAGCTCGGCCTCGTCTACCGCTCCGACCGCACGCTGCCGCGCGCCGCCACCGCCTTCGTCGAGCTCATCCTGAGCCGCGCCCGTCTGCGCCCCAAGTCCAAATCCGCGCCACACGGTTGA
- a CDS encoding cupin domain-containing protein: MKLYDWDHIKADQITPLYSRKVAFGDNVTVARLEAKSGAATRIHSHQYEEVIVVLKGKWRFILPSGEVVLEANQMLKIPPGMEHGSEVLEDAVAIDVCSPARTDWLNGDDRVLHYDPEQYLWAV, from the coding sequence ATGAAGCTCTACGATTGGGACCACATCAAGGCCGACCAGATCACGCCCTTGTACAGCCGCAAGGTAGCCTTCGGTGACAATGTCACGGTTGCGCGGCTGGAAGCCAAGAGCGGAGCGGCCACCCGCATCCACTCGCACCAGTATGAAGAAGTGATCGTCGTGCTCAAGGGCAAATGGCGCTTCATTCTGCCCTCCGGCGAAGTGGTGCTGGAGGCCAACCAGATGCTCAAGATTCCTCCCGGCATGGAGCACGGGTCGGAAGTCCTGGAAGACGCGGTGGCGATAGACGTCTGCTCGCCGGCGCGCACCGACTGGCTCAACGGCGACGACCGCGTCCTCCACTACGATCCCGAGCAGTATCTCTGGGCGGTGTGA
- a CDS encoding glutamate synthase subunit beta has protein sequence MGKTTGFMEYARELPARRPVIERINDWFEIYRDFPEEKLAVQGARCMDCGVPFCHTGCPLNNLIPDWNDLVYRGLWREAVRQLHSTNNFPEFTGRICPAPCEAACVLGINQPPVTIKEIEKNIIERGFQEGWIRPQPPHFPTRKRVAVIGSGPAGLAAAQQLRRAGHDVTVFEKADRIGGLLRYGIPAFKLEKHLVDRRIEQLSSEGVQFMTRAHVGQNVPVHDLRRDFHALLLCGGAESPRDLRIPGRELKGIHFAMEFLPQQNRRCEGDVLPPREDILATGKRVVIIGGGDTGADCLGTVHRQKPVSVHQFELLPMPPQERAPQTPWPLWPMQLRTEGAHEEGGVRDWGIATTAFGGDEHGNVKFLHGVRVGPPPAFAPISGTEFTMEADLVLLAMGFLGPVRNGMLEQLGVDLDQRGNVATGAGYMSSVPGVFSAGDMRRGQSLVVWAIAEGRKAAAAVDTFLRSHTLTQ, from the coding sequence ATGGGTAAGACCACCGGTTTCATGGAGTACGCCCGCGAGCTGCCCGCGCGCCGCCCGGTCATTGAGCGCATCAACGACTGGTTCGAGATTTACCGCGACTTTCCCGAGGAAAAGCTCGCCGTACAGGGCGCGCGCTGCATGGATTGCGGCGTGCCCTTCTGCCACACCGGATGCCCGCTCAACAATCTCATCCCCGACTGGAACGACCTCGTCTATCGCGGCCTGTGGCGCGAGGCGGTCCGCCAGTTGCACTCCACCAACAATTTCCCGGAATTCACCGGACGCATTTGCCCCGCGCCCTGCGAAGCCGCCTGCGTGCTTGGCATCAACCAGCCGCCGGTGACCATCAAGGAAATCGAGAAGAACATCATCGAGCGCGGCTTTCAGGAAGGATGGATTCGTCCGCAGCCGCCGCACTTCCCCACTCGCAAGCGCGTCGCCGTCATCGGCTCCGGACCCGCGGGCCTGGCCGCCGCGCAGCAATTGCGCCGTGCCGGACACGACGTCACCGTTTTCGAAAAGGCCGACCGCATCGGAGGCCTGCTGCGCTACGGCATTCCCGCTTTCAAGCTCGAAAAGCATCTCGTGGACCGCCGCATCGAGCAACTCTCTTCCGAAGGCGTCCAGTTCATGACCCGCGCCCACGTCGGTCAAAACGTCCCGGTCCACGACTTGCGCCGCGACTTCCACGCGCTCCTGCTCTGCGGCGGCGCCGAATCGCCGCGCGACCTGCGCATCCCCGGACGCGAGTTGAAGGGCATTCACTTCGCCATGGAGTTTCTGCCGCAGCAGAACCGCCGCTGTGAAGGCGATGTCCTGCCGCCGCGCGAAGACATCCTCGCTACCGGCAAGCGCGTGGTCATCATCGGCGGCGGCGACACTGGCGCCGACTGCCTCGGCACCGTGCATCGCCAGAAGCCGGTCTCCGTCCACCAGTTTGAACTCTTGCCCATGCCGCCGCAGGAGCGCGCGCCGCAGACCCCCTGGCCGCTGTGGCCCATGCAGCTCCGCACCGAGGGCGCACATGAAGAGGGCGGCGTCCGCGACTGGGGCATCGCCACCACCGCGTTCGGCGGCGACGAGCACGGCAACGTGAAATTCCTGCACGGCGTTCGCGTCGGCCCGCCTCCCGCGTTCGCGCCCATCAGCGGCACCGAATTCACCATGGAAGCCGACCTCGTGCTGCTGGCCATGGGTTTTCTCGGTCCGGTGCGCAACGGAATGCTCGAGCAACTCGGCGTCGATCTCGACCAGCGCGGCAACGTCGCTACCGGCGCCGGCTACATGTCTTCAGTTCCCGGCGTCTTTTCCGCCGGCGACATGCGTCGTGGCCAGTCGCTGGTCGTCTGGGCCATCGCCGAAGGCCGCAAAGCCGCCGCCGCCGTGGACACCTTTCTGCGCAGCCATACTCTGACCCAGTGA
- a CDS encoding very short patch repair endonuclease, which yields MAWNSPVTKAQRSFLMSQVRSKDTKMEVRVRSALHSLGYRFRKNDPRFPGKPDIVFPSSRVAVFLDGDFWHGYRFHVWGHKLPRGYWQEKIARNRLRDRSNHRKLQRRGWRVVRVWEHQIKKDFEACITKIIRALRA from the coding sequence ATGGCGTGGAATTCCCCCGTGACTAAGGCGCAGCGCAGTTTCTTGATGTCACAGGTCCGAAGTAAGGACACGAAAATGGAGGTGCGCGTCCGTTCCGCGTTGCACAGTCTGGGGTATAGGTTCAGGAAAAACGATCCTCGTTTTCCCGGAAAACCTGACATTGTGTTTCCCTCTTCAAGGGTCGCTGTGTTCTTGGACGGCGATTTTTGGCACGGCTACCGATTCCATGTTTGGGGACACAAGCTTCCCCGTGGGTACTGGCAGGAGAAGATCGCCCGGAACCGGCTCCGTGATCGAAGTAATCATCGAAAACTTCAGCGTCGTGGCTGGAGAGTGGTGCGCGTTTGGGAGCACCAGATTAAGAAAGACTTCGAGGCGTGCATTACGAAAATAATCCGGGCACTCCGGGCGTGA
- the ilvB gene encoding biosynthetic-type acetolactate synthase large subunit — MKMTGAEILWECVSREGVTHVFGYPGGAILPAYDTLGKFPAIHHTLVRHEQGATHMADGYARASGRVGCAVATSGPGATNMVTGIATAMMDSSPIVCITGQVGSRLIGSDAFQEIDITGITLPITKHNYLVTRADEVAGVVREAFMIARSGRPGPVLIDITKDAQQSSCEFTWETTETPSHPPRPDRRAAPEEYLRALEFINSAQRPLILAGHGILLSGSLDQVRELAEKANIPVAMTLLGIGAFPASHPLNLGMMGMHGEAWVNTAIQEADLLIALGMRFDDRVTGTLKTYAPNAKKIHVEIDPAEVNKNVPVDVSLIGDLHAVLQDLLPGVTVAPPLSRQGGDVPNANTSVDRSPWLHHIAALKGEVAVRDIQNLPDNGHLYAAHVISDLWRETGGKAVVVSDVGQHQMWEAQYYKHEEPHTLITSGGLGTMGFALPAAIGAKFARPDEEVWVVVGDGGFQMTMCELATVAQEGLELKVAIINNGYLGMVRQWQEFFYDRRYHATPLVNPDFEKLAQAFGLHAMTVRTRSEVIPAVQAARAHRGTVVLNFCVEQEDSVFPMVPAGAALHDMIRRPSPLVEAATDN, encoded by the coding sequence ATGAAAATGACCGGTGCAGAAATTCTCTGGGAATGCGTCAGCCGCGAAGGCGTCACCCACGTCTTCGGTTACCCCGGTGGCGCCATCCTGCCCGCCTACGACACGCTCGGCAAGTTCCCCGCCATCCACCACACCCTGGTTCGCCACGAGCAGGGCGCCACCCACATGGCCGACGGCTATGCGCGCGCCAGCGGACGCGTCGGTTGTGCCGTCGCGACCTCCGGCCCCGGCGCCACCAACATGGTCACAGGCATCGCCACCGCCATGATGGATTCCTCGCCCATCGTCTGCATCACCGGCCAGGTCGGTAGCAGGCTTATCGGCTCCGACGCCTTCCAGGAAATTGACATCACCGGCATCACCCTGCCGATCACCAAGCACAACTACCTGGTCACGCGCGCCGATGAGGTTGCCGGCGTGGTGCGCGAGGCCTTCATGATCGCCCGCTCCGGACGTCCCGGCCCGGTGCTGATTGACATCACCAAGGACGCCCAGCAATCCAGTTGCGAATTCACCTGGGAAACCACGGAGACACCCTCGCACCCGCCGCGTCCCGACCGCCGCGCCGCACCCGAGGAGTACCTCCGCGCCCTCGAATTCATCAACTCCGCGCAGCGCCCGCTCATTCTCGCCGGCCACGGCATTCTGCTCTCCGGATCGCTCGACCAAGTCCGTGAGCTGGCGGAAAAGGCCAACATCCCGGTTGCCATGACTCTGCTCGGCATCGGCGCCTTCCCCGCTTCCCATCCGCTGAACCTCGGCATGATGGGCATGCACGGCGAGGCCTGGGTCAACACCGCCATTCAGGAAGCCGACCTGCTGATTGCCCTCGGCATGCGTTTCGACGACCGCGTCACCGGCACTCTGAAAACCTACGCGCCGAACGCGAAAAAGATTCACGTCGAGATCGATCCTGCCGAGGTGAACAAGAACGTTCCGGTTGACGTCTCGCTCATCGGCGACCTGCACGCCGTCTTGCAGGACCTGCTGCCGGGCGTCACGGTTGCCCCACCCTTGTCGCGACAGGGTGGGGATGTTCCTAACGCGAACACGAGTGTCGACCGTTCCCCATGGCTCCATCACATCGCCGCACTCAAGGGCGAGGTTGCCGTCCGCGACATTCAGAACCTTCCCGACAACGGCCATCTCTACGCCGCGCACGTCATCTCCGACCTGTGGCGCGAGACCGGCGGCAAAGCCGTCGTGGTCTCCGACGTCGGACAGCACCAGATGTGGGAAGCGCAGTACTACAAGCACGAAGAGCCGCACACGCTCATCACTTCCGGCGGCCTGGGCACCATGGGCTTCGCCCTTCCCGCCGCCATCGGCGCCAAGTTCGCCCGCCCCGACGAAGAAGTTTGGGTGGTGGTCGGCGACGGCGGATTCCAGATGACCATGTGCGAACTCGCCACCGTCGCCCAGGAAGGGCTCGAACTCAAGGTCGCCATCATCAACAACGGTTACCTCGGCATGGTGCGACAGTGGCAGGAATTTTTCTATGACCGCCGCTATCACGCCACGCCGCTCGTGAATCCCGATTTCGAGAAACTGGCGCAGGCCTTCGGACTGCATGCCATGACTGTTCGCACTCGCTCCGAAGTTATCCCCGCGGTGCAGGCCGCGCGCGCGCATCGCGGGACCGTGGTCTTGAATTTCTGCGTGGAACAGGAAGACTCGGTCTTCCCCATGGTTCCCGCCGGCGCGGCGTTGCACGACATGATCAGACGCCCCAGCCCGCTGGTTGAGGCCGCAACGGATAACTAG
- the ilvN gene encoding acetolactate synthase small subunit encodes MLNTFVVYVENKPGVLNRVASLFRRRNFNIESLTVGHTENTGISRMTIVTDTDDSFRVEANLYKLLNVISVENITAAPSVCRELAMIKVAATAESRTQLMQLAGVFRARVVDVAPTAIVIEITGTEDKIDGLLDVLRHYGILEMVRTGRVAMSRGANGNGATLAASAAAAAADSGAPLLDTDDGMIAFSV; translated from the coding sequence ATGCTCAATACTTTTGTTGTCTACGTCGAAAACAAGCCTGGGGTCCTCAACCGCGTGGCGTCGCTGTTCCGGCGCCGCAACTTCAACATCGAGTCACTCACCGTCGGCCACACCGAAAACACCGGCATCTCCCGCATGACCATCGTGACCGATACGGATGACTCCTTCCGCGTTGAGGCCAATCTCTACAAGCTGCTCAACGTCATCAGCGTCGAGAACATCACCGCCGCGCCCTCGGTTTGCCGCGAGCTGGCCATGATCAAGGTCGCGGCCACCGCGGAATCGCGCACCCAACTGATGCAGTTGGCCGGCGTGTTCCGCGCGCGCGTGGTGGACGTTGCACCTACCGCCATCGTCATCGAGATCACCGGCACCGAGGACAAGATTGACGGCCTGCTGGACGTGCTCCGCCACTACGGCATTCTCGAGATGGTGCGCACCGGCCGCGTCGCCATGTCCCGCGGCGCCAATGGCAATGGTGCGACGCTGGCGGCATCCGCGGCGGCCGCTGCGGCCGATTCGGGCGCGCCGCTGCTCGACACCGACGACGGCATGATCGCCTTTTCGGTCTAG
- the ilvC gene encoding ketol-acid reductoisomerase produces MAKIYYDNSADLALIRSQKVAILGYGSQGHAHALNLRDSGVSVQVGLPQTSRSRAKAEKHDFRVVTPDRAAAWADVIMVVTPDTGQPALYASAIAPHLARGKTLMFAHGFNIHFKTIQPPSDVDVTMVAPKAPGHRVREVFTEGGGTPALLAIHQDVSGQAKPLTLSYAKALGCTRAGVLETTFKEETETDLFGEQTVLCGGVSALIKAGFETLVQAGYQPEIAYFECMHELKLIVDLIYRGGLSYMRYSVSDTAEHGDYTGGPRIITDETRAAMRRILAEIQDGTYARKWIAENEAGRPWFNATRRREQDQLIEQVGAQLRSLMPFLDPIDVREETRQPEPVPAPPAAGSSAAD; encoded by the coding sequence ATGGCAAAGATCTACTACGACAACTCCGCCGACCTCGCCCTCATTCGCAGCCAGAAGGTCGCGATCCTCGGCTACGGCTCGCAAGGCCACGCCCACGCCCTCAATCTGCGCGACAGCGGCGTTTCCGTGCAGGTCGGCCTTCCGCAAACCAGCCGCTCGCGCGCCAAGGCCGAGAAGCATGATTTCCGCGTCGTTACCCCCGACCGCGCCGCCGCCTGGGCCGACGTCATCATGGTCGTCACCCCCGACACCGGCCAGCCTGCGCTCTATGCCTCCGCCATCGCGCCTCACCTCGCGCGCGGCAAGACGCTCATGTTCGCCCACGGATTCAACATCCACTTCAAGACCATCCAGCCGCCCAGCGACGTTGATGTCACCATGGTCGCGCCCAAAGCGCCCGGCCACCGCGTCCGCGAAGTCTTCACCGAAGGCGGCGGCACACCCGCGCTGCTGGCCATTCACCAAGACGTCAGCGGCCAGGCCAAGCCGCTCACCTTGTCCTACGCCAAGGCGCTGGGCTGCACCCGCGCCGGCGTGCTCGAAACCACATTCAAAGAGGAAACCGAAACCGACCTCTTCGGCGAGCAGACCGTCCTCTGCGGCGGCGTCAGCGCGCTCATCAAGGCCGGCTTCGAGACCCTCGTCCAGGCCGGATACCAGCCCGAGATTGCCTACTTCGAGTGCATGCACGAACTCAAGCTGATCGTGGACCTCATCTACCGCGGCGGCCTCTCCTACATGCGCTACTCGGTGAGCGATACCGCGGAGCACGGTGATTACACCGGCGGCCCGCGCATCATCACCGACGAAACCAGGGCCGCGATGCGCCGCATCCTCGCCGAAATCCAGGACGGCACTTACGCGCGCAAGTGGATCGCCGAAAACGAAGCGGGACGCCCGTGGTTCAACGCCACTCGCCGCCGCGAGCAGGACCAGTTGATCGAGCAGGTGGGCGCGCAGCTCCGCAGCCTGATGCCCTTCCTCGACCCGATTGACGTTCGCGAAGAGACGCGGCAGCCCGAGCCTGTCCCCGCGCCGCCGGCAGCCGGATCCAGCGCCGCCGACTGA
- a CDS encoding DNA cytosine methyltransferase has translation MTATMARTVGCSARNYTLFPDAPATHSEPDFLCASNPYLQRLTYFTRDKLRNAKYKLISLFCGGGGLDVGLGFAGFQTMVCSDISPAFVDTVTVNIPGAGGIADDALKLTKARLLKISGTHEIDLIAAGPPCQSFSILGRRGALDDPRGKLALKYLDLVAAIKPKAFLFENVPGLLSVNKGEDWHRILEYATERVGYHLHYTKLNAITFGIPQVRERVVLVGFRDEVSFSFPTQPTGYCAHELMEAVGSNGTPSGWALASVDGLPNHRIRPHGERVRKRYSQIEPGERDRIDHTDRIDASRPSGTVLVGSAAGGGRPHIHPTQDRVITVREAARLQSFPDWYCFQGTATAQYRQIGNAVPPLMAYEIGKEIRKALYSSASRS, from the coding sequence ATGACCGCGACGATGGCTAGGACCGTTGGTTGCAGTGCGCGCAATTACACGCTTTTTCCGGATGCACCTGCGACCCATTCGGAACCCGATTTCCTTTGCGCGTCAAATCCCTATCTGCAGCGCCTTACATACTTCACGCGAGATAAGCTCCGGAACGCCAAATATAAACTGATCAGCCTTTTCTGTGGCGGAGGTGGGTTAGATGTCGGGCTTGGCTTTGCAGGGTTCCAGACAATGGTCTGCAGCGACATCTCTCCGGCGTTCGTCGACACTGTTACGGTAAACATTCCGGGTGCCGGTGGCATTGCAGACGATGCACTAAAATTGACGAAAGCGCGATTACTGAAGATCAGCGGAACACACGAAATTGATTTGATTGCTGCGGGCCCACCATGCCAGTCCTTCAGCATACTCGGACGCCGAGGAGCTCTCGACGACCCGCGTGGCAAGCTTGCTCTCAAGTACTTAGACCTAGTAGCTGCAATAAAGCCTAAAGCTTTCTTATTCGAGAATGTTCCTGGATTGTTGTCAGTCAACAAAGGCGAGGATTGGCACCGCATTCTCGAGTACGCGACTGAGCGCGTGGGCTACCACCTTCATTACACTAAGCTCAATGCCATCACTTTTGGTATCCCTCAAGTTCGCGAACGGGTTGTCCTCGTTGGATTCCGTGACGAAGTGAGCTTCTCTTTCCCAACACAGCCGACAGGATATTGCGCGCACGAACTTATGGAAGCCGTAGGCTCGAACGGCACACCTAGCGGATGGGCATTGGCGAGTGTGGACGGATTGCCGAATCATCGTATTCGGCCCCACGGAGAACGCGTTCGGAAACGCTACAGCCAGATAGAACCGGGCGAGAGGGACCGGATTGACCACACCGACCGAATCGACGCAAGCCGCCCTTCCGGGACTGTTCTCGTTGGTTCTGCGGCTGGAGGCGGTCGCCCGCACATTCATCCGACCCAAGATCGAGTAATAACCGTCAGAGAAGCGGCTCGGTTGCAAAGCTTCCCTGACTGGTATTGTTTTCAGGGGACCGCAACTGCGCAGTATCGTCAAATTGGGAACGCTGTTCCGCCGCTTATGGCGTATGAAATAGGCAAGGAAATTCGTAAGGCCCTATACTCCTCCGCGTCTCGGAGCTAA
- a CDS encoding DUF2007 domain-containing protein produces MDAPDPQRERQRLAQLYAGMSDGELLRVAEDPNALTDAALDAMEVEAERRGLHLDLDPPDKPTVVPAFGELAVIRKFRDLHEAWVAKGALDAAGIESHLLDENLVRLDWFYSNAIGGVRLCVRVDDAAQAFRVLNQPPDTLPPEDTDR; encoded by the coding sequence ATGGACGCGCCAGATCCGCAGCGCGAACGGCAGCGCCTGGCGCAGCTTTACGCCGGCATGAGCGATGGCGAACTGCTGCGCGTCGCCGAGGATCCCAACGCGCTCACCGACGCCGCCCTCGACGCCATGGAAGTCGAAGCCGAGCGCCGCGGCCTGCACCTGGATCTCGATCCGCCCGACAAGCCCACGGTTGTCCCGGCCTTCGGCGAACTCGCCGTCATCCGCAAGTTCCGCGACCTGCACGAGGCCTGGGTGGCCAAGGGCGCGCTCGACGCTGCCGGAATCGAATCCCACCTGCTCGATGAGAACCTTGTCCGCCTCGACTGGTTTTATTCCAACGCCATCGGCGGCGTGCGCCTGTGCGTCCGCGTGGACGACGCCGCACAGGCCTTCCGCGTCCTCAACCAGCCTCCCGACACGCTGCCGCCGGAAGACACTGATCGCTGA